One genomic segment of Desulforamulus reducens MI-1 includes these proteins:
- a CDS encoding SprT family zinc-dependent metalloprotease produces MADVQLQAKEALKTLLTSDDKVIAMLYEKHQDFNQEYFEGELSFPLISFEKMNTKTLATYTAGKNRLRLENHIRFNIELINLNEDQEEAICEVLKHEMIHQWQDECLYTGEKKPKNWHNKDFKAKAEELGVLVQGTNCPIKMPEGNVKNHSYRYVCGCRDEQNKTLVIRTPFPLEAKCKRCGEEFKIFE; encoded by the coding sequence ATGGCTGACGTGCAACTGCAAGCCAAGGAAGCACTAAAAACTCTGCTAACTAGTGATGATAAAGTTATTGCAATGCTCTATGAAAAACACCAAGACTTTAACCAGGAGTATTTTGAGGGCGAATTATCTTTTCCTCTAATCTCTTTTGAGAAAATGAATACTAAGACACTGGCTACTTATACAGCAGGCAAGAACCGGCTGAGGCTGGAAAACCATATCCGGTTTAATATAGAACTTATCAATCTTAATGAGGATCAAGAAGAGGCCATATGTGAAGTCCTGAAGCATGAGATGATCCACCAGTGGCAAGACGAATGCTTATACACCGGTGAGAAAAAGCCTAAGAACTGGCACAACAAAGATTTTAAAGCTAAGGCTGAGGAGTTAGGCGTACTAGTGCAGGGTACTAATTGCCCAATTAAGATGCCGGAAGGCAATGTAAAGAACCACTCCTACCGGTATGTGTGTGGCTGCAGGGATGAGCAGAATAAGACCCTGGTGATTCGTACTCCGTTTCCTCTGGAGGCTAAGTGTAAGAGGTGTGGGGAAGAATTTAAAATATTTGAGTAA
- a CDS encoding IS1380-like element ISDre4 family transposase — protein MKKIRNKKIKTKNRDDDRLTIFEIEQGDEELTTHSGLALIGALLTNTKIKTRLNNTMSAEQKKPHISNGSVGIAYIGLLCQGKSDFDHIEPFREDNFFAISLNIKETPSSPTLRQRLDMVAKDKQWNNILLEESAGLIKKTNAPLTPAYLCKENRAYLPLDIDVSPFDNSNTKKEGVSRTYKGTDGYAPIFAYLAKEGYCVNTELRQGSEHCQKNTSEFVAESIRYARKITQLPLLLRMDSGNDSASNIEICLNDDTKADFIIKRNLRKETPEGWLLLAKNNKDIYCQEREGKKVYYGSMMKYKKELKREIRVVYKITERTFGKDGQIFLVPQVEAETYWTSLPDPPHVIERLYHEHGTSEQFHSELKTDLDLERLPSGKFDTNNLILHFGVVAYNLLRMIGQSTTRMQHVPLRKQAERRRIRTVIQNLITLASRLVSHARKKKLRFGKHSPWFETFKQAYSVCLAR, from the coding sequence ATGAAAAAGATAAGAAACAAGAAAATCAAAACCAAAAACAGAGACGATGATAGGCTCACTATCTTTGAAATTGAACAAGGTGACGAAGAGCTAACCACCCATTCGGGCTTAGCTCTTATTGGAGCCTTACTGACTAATACCAAGATAAAAACACGACTGAACAATACAATGTCTGCTGAACAAAAGAAACCCCATATTTCTAATGGAAGTGTTGGTATTGCCTACATTGGCTTGTTATGCCAAGGCAAGAGTGATTTTGACCACATTGAACCCTTTCGAGAAGATAATTTCTTTGCAATCTCGTTAAACATCAAAGAGACACCGTCAAGCCCAACCCTTCGCCAACGATTAGATATGGTTGCTAAAGATAAGCAATGGAATAATATCCTGTTGGAAGAATCTGCGGGGCTAATCAAAAAAACAAATGCACCACTAACCCCAGCGTACCTGTGTAAAGAAAATAGAGCTTATCTTCCACTAGATATTGATGTGTCTCCCTTTGATAACTCCAACACCAAAAAAGAAGGGGTCTCCCGCACCTACAAAGGCACCGATGGTTACGCTCCCATCTTTGCATATCTAGCAAAGGAAGGTTATTGCGTAAATACTGAGCTACGCCAAGGGAGTGAACATTGCCAAAAGAACACCTCAGAATTCGTTGCTGAAAGCATTCGCTATGCCCGAAAAATTACCCAGTTGCCTTTGCTTTTAAGGATGGACTCAGGCAATGACAGCGCTAGTAATATTGAAATTTGCTTAAATGATGATACTAAGGCTGATTTCATTATTAAGCGAAACCTTCGCAAAGAAACCCCTGAAGGGTGGCTACTATTGGCAAAGAACAATAAAGATATTTACTGCCAGGAACGTGAAGGTAAAAAAGTCTACTATGGTTCCATGATGAAATACAAAAAGGAGCTGAAAAGAGAAATCAGGGTAGTTTACAAAATTACCGAAAGAACCTTTGGTAAAGATGGCCAGATATTTCTCGTACCCCAGGTGGAGGCAGAAACCTATTGGACCTCATTGCCAGACCCTCCACATGTAATCGAAAGACTATACCACGAACATGGCACCAGTGAGCAGTTTCACAGCGAACTTAAGACAGACCTGGATTTAGAAAGACTGCCCTCTGGCAAATTTGACACTAACAACCTAATACTACATTTTGGAGTAGTGGCCTACAATCTGTTGCGCATGATAGGACAATCAACAACTAGAATGCAGCATGTGCCCTTGCGAAAGCAGGCAGAACGCCGTAGGATTAGGACGGTGATTCAGAACTTAATCACGTTGGCATCACGGTTAGTTTCACATGCAAGAAAGAAGAAATTACGATTTGGAAAGCACAGTCCCTGGTTTGAAACATTTAAACAAGCTTACTCTGTGTGTTTAGCAAGATAG
- a CDS encoding helix-turn-helix domain-containing protein — MVKKIKFKIHLKAKIMEAGYTLDQLAKEIGITPSSLSKICNQHYDDIHGSTMLKIAKKINIRPDDIWEPLDE, encoded by the coding sequence ATGGTAAAGAAAATAAAATTTAAAATTCACTTGAAGGCTAAAATAATGGAAGCCGGTTACACTTTGGATCAACTTGCAAAGGAAATAGGAATAACTCCAAGTAGTCTATCAAAAATATGCAACCAACATTATGACGATATTCACGGTAGTACAATGTTAAAGATTGCTAAAAAAATAAATATAAGACCAGACGATATATGGGAACCCCTGGACGAGTGA
- a CDS encoding transposase: protein MAKQYSSEFKMEAIKRVESSEDSIASVAKELGVNTNTLHGWLKKFCEKPEVPFPGSGKLSPEQIQTITCQWRRIF, encoded by the coding sequence ATGGCAAAGCAATATAGTTCAGAATTCAAAATGGAAGCCATTAAACGGGTGGAATCCTCTGAAGATTCCATAGCCTCGGTTGCAAAAGAGTTAGGTGTAAACACTAACACGCTACATGGTTGGTTAAAAAAATTTTGTGAGAAGCCTGAAGTTCCCTTCCCAGGTAGTGGGAAATTAAGTCCGGAACAAATTCAAACCATCACCTGCCAGTGGCGGAGAATATTTTAA
- a CDS encoding O-acetyl-ADP-ribose deacetylase → MINTYEETKVTDRISLIEGDITKLKVDAIVNAANTSLLGGGGVDGAIHLAAGPALLEECRKLNGCPTGEAKITAGYNLPARWVIHTPGPIWRGGQNNEESLLTNCYRNSLNLAVKNEIKTIAFPLISAGIYRFPLERAVNIAVKEVKQFLDTDASISKIYIVLFKKSPSSIMKLLKD, encoded by the coding sequence GTGATAAATACTTACGAAGAGACAAAGGTAACGGATAGGATTAGCTTAATTGAAGGTGATATTACAAAACTAAAAGTTGATGCCATAGTCAATGCAGCGAATACCTCCTTACTTGGTGGTGGAGGGGTAGATGGTGCAATCCACCTTGCAGCTGGGCCAGCTCTGCTTGAAGAGTGCCGCAAACTAAATGGTTGTCCTACAGGTGAAGCAAAAATAACTGCTGGATATAATCTACCTGCAAGATGGGTTATCCATACACCGGGTCCAATCTGGCGTGGTGGACAAAATAATGAGGAAAGTCTTTTAACTAATTGTTATCGAAATTCTTTAAACCTTGCAGTAAAGAATGAAATAAAAACGATAGCTTTTCCCTTAATTAGTGCAGGGATATATAGATTCCCTTTGGAAAGGGCTGTCAATATTGCTGTTAAGGAAGTGAAACAGTTTCTAGATACAGACGCATCCATCAGTAAAATCTATATAGTTCTTTTTAAAAAGTCCCCTTCAAGTATTATGAAGCTTTTAAAAGATTGA
- a CDS encoding methyl-accepting chemotaxis protein, giving the protein MKDISGQPTVMLLNTSSSKASLAVNNKFVYYTTGVSVFIIVGIALLYVMQKKKLINPILLMANSMKQIATGDLNTVVHYKSDDEIGMLADNINEMTSKLARLTDDIQDTTRTLANYSNHIADANEEISSTIQQLAGTSSEIAAATENGYNITLQSVNEAQVTKNVALEGVQIVNKVIEKDRQISELASVINEDVNKLTNLSEQVGKIIEVITGIADQTNLLALNAAIEAARAGEQGKGFSVVAEEVRKLADHSGTSAKEIARMVYNIKEGIESTSKNLAITSLECEQSLLLTREAGEVLDNIKTETNKNIEMVQTVNDRFKLTLEGVESLAASNEQVSASIQQMNTTAQSLSEIAQQLELVVKQFKV; this is encoded by the coding sequence ATGAAAGATATCAGCGGGCAGCCTACTGTAATGCTGCTGAACACCAGCAGTTCAAAGGCCAGCCTAGCCGTAAATAATAAATTTGTGTACTATACCACCGGTGTGTCGGTATTTATTATTGTGGGGATTGCTTTGCTCTATGTTATGCAAAAAAAGAAACTAATCAATCCTATCCTGCTGATGGCTAACAGTATGAAGCAAATAGCCACTGGTGACCTTAATACAGTTGTTCATTATAAGTCGGATGATGAGATAGGGATGTTAGCAGATAATATCAATGAAATGACCAGTAAACTAGCTCGTTTAACAGATGATATTCAAGACACAACACGAACACTAGCTAACTACAGTAACCATATAGCGGACGCTAACGAAGAAATTAGTTCCACAATTCAGCAATTAGCTGGCACCAGTTCGGAAATTGCAGCAGCAACAGAAAATGGATATAACATTACATTACAGTCTGTTAATGAAGCCCAAGTTACTAAAAATGTAGCTTTGGAGGGTGTACAAATAGTAAATAAAGTAATTGAGAAGGACAGACAGATTTCTGAATTAGCCTCGGTAATAAACGAAGATGTAAACAAACTTACGAACCTATCAGAACAGGTAGGAAAAATTATAGAAGTGATTACAGGGATTGCCGACCAAACAAATCTGTTAGCGCTAAATGCTGCCATCGAAGCAGCTAGGGCCGGCGAACAGGGTAAAGGTTTTTCTGTTGTGGCAGAAGAAGTACGAAAGTTGGCAGATCATAGTGGGACATCCGCTAAGGAAATAGCCCGAATGGTATATAATATTAAGGAAGGCATTGAAAGTACGAGCAAGAATCTTGCCATAACTAGTCTAGAATGCGAACAGAGCCTACTGTTAACCAGAGAAGCCGGGGAAGTGCTTGATAATATTAAAACAGAAACAAATAAAAATATCGAAATGGTACAAACAGTAAACGATAGGTTTAAACTAACATTGGAGGGCGTAGAATCTCTTGCAGCCAGTAATGAACAAGTTTCTGCTTCTATTCAACAAATGAATACGACTGCCCAGTCATTATCTGAAATTGCTCAGCAACTTGAATTAGTAGTAAAACAGTTTAAAGTATAA
- a CDS encoding IS1380-like element ISDre2 family transposase: MMVSQFITTNQLETLTRQQRRDLERKYQKKLHSLQRLTSKSDLPISFDNTSVTAYGNFGILEAFKQAIDFKGMLKGVSLKRHHNCKYSDTGLLDTIIDALSLGLLRFSHMNALQTDPGYQKIKEVTQVPDESTLRNFLSLICEQEALNQLPLVNQEMLSLKAKSDQPREVWLDIDDSVLTVFGKQEGSKVGYNPRYHGRPSYKVKVAFISGTCELVNAGLYSGNVASNGQFMEFLKETLEILAAQNILVKGIRIDKGFFDEDNFAYLEEQGIEYICKAKLTSNMRKVIKYLDDQNQWQSLSNHYAAAEITIPLPKWSKARRFVFIRETQEPKACGDQLNFDLKTFDYQVIITSSDEHNPEEVWHEYNKRCNIENKIDELKVGLGFEKMSQAEMDRNKAFMWLKVLSYNLLNWFRLALLDGKDSRAEVPTIRRKILNVPGNIVGNNRYRHIKLAPNPWLQKALKNAKEKLQEFLCIQAWVAVSSG; encoded by the coding sequence ATGATGGTATCACAATTTATTACCACAAATCAACTTGAAACTTTGACCCGTCAACAACGACGTGATTTGGAACGTAAATATCAGAAGAAATTACATTCTCTTCAACGCCTGACTAGCAAAAGTGATCTTCCGATTAGCTTTGACAATACTTCTGTAACTGCTTATGGAAATTTTGGCATACTAGAGGCGTTTAAGCAAGCCATTGATTTCAAGGGTATGCTTAAAGGGGTTTCCCTTAAGCGACATCATAACTGTAAATACTCTGATACAGGGTTGTTAGATACAATCATTGATGCCCTTTCCTTGGGATTATTACGGTTTTCTCATATGAATGCTCTGCAAACTGACCCTGGATACCAGAAAATTAAAGAAGTAACACAAGTGCCTGACGAAAGCACTTTGCGGAACTTTCTATCTCTTATCTGTGAGCAGGAGGCATTAAACCAATTGCCTCTGGTGAATCAGGAAATGCTGTCCTTAAAGGCCAAATCCGATCAGCCCCGTGAAGTCTGGCTAGATATTGATGACAGTGTCCTCACTGTTTTTGGGAAACAGGAAGGATCAAAAGTCGGTTACAATCCTCGGTACCACGGGAGGCCTTCCTACAAGGTAAAGGTAGCATTTATCTCTGGAACTTGCGAACTAGTCAATGCCGGGTTATATAGTGGGAACGTCGCCAGCAATGGCCAATTTATGGAATTCCTTAAAGAGACATTAGAGATCTTAGCTGCCCAGAATATCCTCGTAAAAGGTATCCGCATAGATAAAGGTTTCTTTGATGAGGATAACTTTGCCTACCTGGAAGAACAGGGCATCGAGTATATTTGTAAGGCTAAACTCACCAGTAATATGAGAAAGGTCATTAAATACCTTGATGACCAGAACCAGTGGCAGTCTTTGAGCAACCATTATGCTGCAGCAGAAATCACCATTCCATTACCTAAATGGTCCAAAGCCCGCAGGTTTGTATTTATCCGTGAAACTCAAGAACCTAAGGCATGCGGCGATCAACTTAACTTTGACCTGAAGACATTCGACTACCAGGTGATAATTACTTCTAGTGACGAGCACAACCCAGAGGAGGTATGGCACGAATACAATAAGCGTTGCAATATCGAAAACAAAATTGATGAACTCAAGGTTGGCTTAGGCTTTGAAAAAATGAGCCAAGCAGAGATGGATCGAAACAAAGCCTTTATGTGGCTCAAAGTATTATCGTATAACCTTCTCAACTGGTTTCGCTTGGCCTTATTGGATGGCAAAGACAGCCGTGCTGAAGTGCCCACTATCCGCCGTAAAATACTGAATGTACCTGGGAACATTGTAGGCAACAACCGTTACCGCCATATAAAGTTAGCCCCTAATCCCTGGCTGCAAAAGGCATTGAAGAATGCTAAGGAAAAATTACAAGAATTCCTTTGCATACAGGCATGGGTTGCCGTAAGTTCAGGTTAA
- a CDS encoding CHASE4 domain-containing protein gives MDSLLRSLKKHDINWLENNLLDEDCDFIIVSDKEGSVIANKDAPFDLITEIPVDITNKIKTLDFINGIFLTDKGPAIITVANVKNNEGGGEPPGLLIYGRYITKELLSEVKKTSDSDITIFTNGAIVSTLEQKSEIN, from the coding sequence GTGGACAGCTTGTTACGAAGCCTTAAAAAACATGATATTAATTGGTTAGAAAATAACCTTTTAGATGAAGACTGTGACTTTATTATTGTTTCAGATAAAGAGGGTAGCGTCATTGCAAATAAAGATGCCCCTTTTGATTTAATCACAGAAATACCAGTTGACATAACCAACAAGATTAAAACCTTAGATTTTATAAACGGCATTTTTCTTACGGATAAAGGTCCGGCTATTATTACCGTGGCTAATGTTAAGAATAACGAAGGCGGGGGAGAACCGCCCGGTCTGTTAATATATGGTCGTTATATAACAAAAGAATTACTAAGTGAGGTTAAAAAAACATCGGACTCGGATATAACAATTTTTACAAATGGAGCTATAGTAAGTACTTTAGAACAAAAATCAGAAATAAACTAA
- a CDS encoding HAMP domain-containing sensor histidine kinase — translation MKGIKRRMVWHYVIVIFLTVLVLEGLFIGTIRQYYFGSAEQALVSRATVSANFYNKYLRDYNFYLKTNAQKILETLPKDEPARIEIIDWQGNVLVDSNGFPRAQRVDSPDFKEALAGKTGVWRGKNDITGERILAVSNPLKDGNRSVGVLRYVVSLEALHNVVLKITLVSVTVGLLVVLLAVGVSLVLARSIVIPLQEVTRVAGQMAKGDFSVKATKREDDEVGKLADTLNYMSEEILKSDKMKNDFISSISHELRTPLTSIKGWGETLFGEELQDREEVKEGLNIICKETDRMIGLVEELLDFSRFQSGRIKLNLEKININSLLTEVIQQYAIRVRQKKIEMPYQFNDSVPEITGDRNRLKQVFINLLDNAVKFTPFCGKVQISTEYSEGTIKIDFVNSGEGIRSEDLPRVTEKFYKANANRPGSGLGLAIVKEIINLHQGDLHIESIPGQNTRVTVILLGEQKKL, via the coding sequence ATGAAGGGCATTAAAAGAAGGATGGTCTGGCACTATGTTATCGTTATCTTTCTAACTGTGCTTGTGCTTGAAGGTTTGTTTATAGGTACCATAAGACAATATTACTTTGGCAGTGCCGAGCAGGCACTGGTGAGCCGTGCCACTGTTTCTGCGAACTTTTATAATAAATACCTACGAGATTATAATTTTTATTTAAAAACAAATGCCCAAAAAATATTGGAAACTTTACCCAAGGATGAACCAGCTAGAATTGAGATCATAGACTGGCAGGGGAACGTGCTGGTAGATTCTAATGGTTTTCCACGGGCTCAAAGGGTGGATTCACCGGACTTTAAGGAAGCCCTGGCAGGGAAAACCGGGGTCTGGAGGGGGAAAAACGACATCACCGGGGAAAGAATTCTTGCTGTTTCCAACCCATTAAAAGATGGGAACCGATCTGTGGGGGTTCTGCGGTATGTTGTTTCCCTGGAAGCTTTACATAACGTGGTGTTGAAGATAACCCTTGTTTCTGTGACCGTGGGTTTATTAGTTGTGCTCCTGGCTGTGGGAGTAAGCTTAGTCCTAGCCAGAAGCATTGTCATTCCTCTGCAAGAAGTGACCCGGGTTGCCGGGCAAATGGCCAAGGGAGACTTTTCGGTGAAAGCGACAAAAAGGGAGGATGACGAAGTAGGAAAACTGGCCGATACTCTCAATTATATGTCTGAAGAAATTCTTAAGAGCGATAAAATGAAAAATGATTTTATATCGTCCATATCCCATGAGTTAAGAACACCCCTTACCTCCATCAAGGGCTGGGGCGAAACCCTTTTCGGTGAGGAACTGCAGGACAGGGAGGAAGTGAAGGAAGGACTGAACATCATCTGTAAGGAAACAGACCGGATGATCGGCTTGGTAGAAGAGCTTTTGGATTTTTCAAGGTTTCAGTCTGGTCGTATTAAATTAAACCTGGAAAAGATAAATATTAACTCCCTTTTAACCGAAGTGATTCAGCAATACGCCATACGGGTTCGTCAGAAAAAAATTGAGATGCCGTACCAATTTAATGACAGTGTGCCAGAGATAACTGGAGACAGAAACCGTTTGAAACAAGTCTTTATTAACTTATTGGATAATGCCGTTAAGTTTACTCCATTTTGTGGTAAGGTACAGATTAGCACAGAATATTCAGAGGGAACAATTAAAATAGACTTTGTCAATAGCGGAGAAGGGATCCGGTCGGAAGACCTTCCCCGTGTAACGGAAAAATTTTACAAGGCCAATGCCAACCGCCCCGGAAGTGGTCTGGGATTGGCAATTGTTAAGGAGATTATTAATCTTCATCAGGGTGACTTGCATATTGAAAGCATCCCGGGGCAGAATACCAGGGTGACCGTAATTCTCCTAGGAGAGCAGAAAAAACTCTAG
- a CDS encoding response regulator transcription factor has protein sequence MQKILVLEDEESIRSFIRVNLKRNGFQAVEACSGEEALEKVEQAGPITVALLDVMLPGIDGFEVCRILKERYPGLGIIMLTAKGQEADKVSGLVLGADDYVVKPFSPKELIARINALIRRLQPFNTQLGGEAENRLCSGIYCICLDKKKFYKGEKEIDLTPKEFEIIKLFLHNVDKAISRDDILNQIWGRHYIGDLKIVDVNIRRIRQKIENDPSNPATLEKVWGYGYRWRGGVENEGH, from the coding sequence ATGCAAAAAATATTGGTGCTGGAAGATGAGGAGTCAATCCGTAGTTTTATTAGGGTTAACTTAAAAAGAAACGGATTTCAGGCGGTGGAGGCCTGCAGCGGAGAAGAAGCTTTGGAGAAAGTAGAGCAAGCGGGTCCCATTACCGTAGCTCTCTTAGATGTAATGCTGCCAGGTATTGACGGTTTTGAGGTTTGTCGGATATTAAAGGAACGCTATCCCGGCTTAGGCATCATTATGCTTACTGCCAAGGGGCAGGAAGCGGATAAAGTATCTGGACTGGTACTGGGCGCCGATGATTATGTGGTAAAGCCCTTTAGTCCAAAGGAATTGATTGCCAGGATCAATGCACTAATAAGACGGTTGCAGCCCTTTAACACTCAGCTAGGAGGGGAAGCTGAGAACAGGCTATGCTCCGGTATTTATTGTATCTGCCTGGACAAGAAGAAGTTTTACAAAGGGGAGAAAGAAATTGATCTTACGCCTAAGGAATTTGAAATTATCAAGTTGTTTTTACACAATGTAGATAAAGCCATTAGCCGGGATGATATTTTAAACCAGATTTGGGGACGTCATTATATTGGCGATTTAAAAATTGTGGATGTGAACATCCGCAGAATCAGGCAAAAAATTGAGAATGACCCATCAAATCCCGCTACGTTAGAAAAAGTATGGGGGTATGGTTATCGCTGGCGGGGAGGAGTTGAGAATGAAGGGCATTAA
- a CDS encoding FG-GAP repeat domain-containing protein produces the protein MIRKIKSGITALLISSLLTGCNFMQSPMELLKQPSMDVSQAEMKRAAEQFLPTGSQFTIPLKPSGTGSFRQADLDGDGSKELLAFYKNLQAGYEMGALILKKEDGKWQLQDHIKGLGQSIDYGDLQDVTGDKKPELLVGWSGADGYEKELEIYSFQDKKAKRIGQYTYNSFSTGDLDEDGKAELAVLFRNNKEIPSAELHLYQAVSGELKQTAKLEYEGGYPAGVVIGQASKDRKGIFVDIGEGAHSAVTQLVFLENNTLRNVFSQSRTFKPYSLPSEDVDKDGVMEIGIMYEPPGTEQMAMAEIPWVNRWYKWDGKDGLLPVLEEYSNYIFGYRFIIPQNWIGKFTVKEIEDNPEKGVEFDYIGKGKMPLAKLLTLHIVPQNKWQEQEKEFKKSQAPYIVLGEKGQMVFVGVFPEKENKLSGKPLQEYQELLLKQEQVKEQFEFISSPY, from the coding sequence ATGATTCGAAAAATCAAATCAGGAATTACAGCACTTCTAATTAGTTCGCTTTTGACTGGCTGTAACTTTATGCAAAGCCCCATGGAACTCCTTAAACAACCCAGTATGGATGTCAGTCAGGCTGAGATGAAACGGGCTGCAGAGCAATTCTTGCCCACTGGGTCTCAATTTACAATTCCATTGAAGCCTTCCGGCACAGGCAGCTTTAGGCAAGCGGATCTAGATGGCGATGGCTCCAAAGAGTTACTGGCTTTTTATAAAAATCTGCAGGCTGGCTATGAAATGGGAGCCTTAATATTGAAAAAAGAAGATGGTAAATGGCAGTTGCAAGATCACATTAAAGGGTTGGGGCAGAGCATTGATTATGGCGATCTGCAGGACGTAACCGGTGATAAAAAACCGGAATTGCTTGTGGGCTGGTCCGGAGCTGACGGGTACGAAAAGGAACTGGAAATTTATTCTTTTCAAGATAAAAAAGCCAAAAGAATAGGTCAATATACTTATAACAGCTTTTCCACTGGGGATCTGGACGAAGACGGTAAGGCCGAGTTGGCAGTACTCTTTAGGAATAACAAGGAAATACCCTCGGCTGAGTTGCATCTATATCAGGCGGTGTCAGGGGAACTGAAGCAAACTGCTAAACTGGAGTATGAAGGAGGCTACCCCGCGGGTGTGGTCATCGGGCAGGCCAGTAAAGATCGTAAAGGCATCTTTGTAGATATCGGAGAGGGGGCCCATTCTGCAGTTACACAGTTAGTTTTTTTAGAGAACAATACCCTAAGGAATGTTTTCAGCCAATCCCGTACCTTTAAACCCTATTCGCTTCCTAGCGAAGATGTGGACAAGGATGGTGTTATGGAGATCGGCATAATGTATGAGCCACCGGGTACAGAACAAATGGCAATGGCAGAAATACCCTGGGTGAACAGGTGGTACAAGTGGGATGGTAAAGATGGGTTGCTTCCAGTGCTGGAGGAATACTCAAATTACATATTTGGTTACAGATTTATTATTCCTCAGAACTGGATCGGCAAATTTACAGTTAAGGAAATCGAGGACAATCCTGAAAAAGGGGTGGAGTTTGACTATATTGGTAAAGGCAAAATGCCTTTGGCTAAATTGCTAACTCTGCATATCGTACCCCAAAATAAATGGCAAGAACAGGAAAAAGAGTTCAAGAAAAGCCAGGCCCCATACATTGTTCTTGGTGAAAAGGGTCAAATGGTGTTTGTGGGTGTATTCCCAGAAAAGGAGAACAAGCTTTCCGGTAAGCCTTTGCAGGAGTATCAAGAATTGCTATTAAAACAGGAGCAAGTGAAGGAACAATTTGAATTTATATCGTCTCCGTACTAG
- a CDS encoding Fur family transcriptional regulator: MSTIQLYIQQLKEKGVKVTPQRQAILKAFLDTENKHPSAEEIHLEVIQSFPGVSLDTVYRNLNMLKQLGILRELNLGERRVRYEMGSDSHHHHLICTQCGAAEEIHYCPLQFLELDKKNKFKIQSHHFEIFGLCEKCSNKGGCFDE; the protein is encoded by the coding sequence TTGTCAACAATACAATTATATATCCAACAGCTAAAGGAAAAGGGAGTAAAAGTAACCCCCCAGCGCCAAGCAATTCTCAAGGCTTTTCTAGATACCGAGAATAAGCATCCCAGCGCTGAGGAAATTCATCTTGAGGTTATCCAAAGCTTCCCAGGCGTTAGCCTGGATACTGTTTATCGGAATTTAAACATGCTGAAGCAGTTGGGGATTTTAAGGGAACTGAATCTGGGAGAACGGAGAGTTCGTTATGAGATGGGTAGCGATTCTCACCATCACCATCTTATTTGCACCCAATGTGGTGCGGCAGAGGAAATTCATTATTGCCCTTTGCAATTCTTGGAGTTAGACAAGAAAAATAAGTTTAAAATTCAAAGCCATCATTTTGAAATATTTGGATTATGTGAAAAGTGTTCAAATAAAGGAGGATGTTTTGATGAATAG